In one window of Haloimpatiens sp. FM7315 DNA:
- the rpmI gene encoding 50S ribosomal protein L35, with protein MPKMKTHRGAAKRFKKTGTGKLKRANAFKSHILTKKSSKTKRNLRQTSYVSESQEKVMKKLLPYL; from the coding sequence ATGCCAAAAATGAAAACTCATAGAGGAGCAGCTAAAAGATTCAAGAAAACAGGAACAGGAAAGTTAAAAAGAGCTAATGCGTTTAAGAGTCATATTTTAACAAAGAAAAGCTCTAAGACAAAAAGAAATTTGAGACAAACTTCATACGTTTCTGAAAGTCAAGAAAAAGTAATGAAGAAATTATTACCATATCTATAA
- the pheS gene encoding phenylalanine--tRNA ligase subunit alpha, with amino-acid sequence MREKLELIKQNALEELKKIATKEDMESIRVKYLGKKGELTSILRGMGALSKEERPIVGKLANEIRENLENIIGETLDKIKNKEKELRLQKEVIDISMPGKKQIVGKRHPLDLTLENINDIFISMGFSIEEGPEVEKDYYNFEALNIPKDHPARGEQDTFYINDNVVLRTQTSPIQIRTMEKEKPPIKMIAPGKVYRSDELDATHSPIFYQIEGLVVDKGITFSDLKGTLQTFFKKMFGDNMEIKFRPHHFPFTEPSAEVDVTCFVCGGKGCKVCKNSGWIEMLGCGMVHPDVLRNCGIDPEVYSGFAFGFGLDRIVMLKYGIDDIRFLYESDMRFLNQFK; translated from the coding sequence ATGAGAGAAAAATTAGAGCTTATAAAGCAAAATGCATTAGAAGAACTAAAAAAAATTGCAACAAAAGAAGATATGGAAAGTATAAGAGTTAAGTATTTAGGTAAAAAAGGAGAATTAACTTCTATATTAAGGGGAATGGGTGCTTTATCAAAGGAAGAAAGACCTATTGTAGGAAAATTAGCAAATGAAATTAGGGAAAATTTAGAGAATATCATAGGTGAGACTTTAGATAAAATTAAGAACAAAGAAAAAGAGCTAAGACTTCAAAAAGAAGTAATAGACATATCTATGCCTGGAAAAAAACAAATTGTAGGTAAAAGACACCCACTAGATTTAACTTTAGAAAATATAAATGACATATTTATATCTATGGGCTTTTCTATTGAAGAGGGTCCTGAGGTAGAGAAGGATTACTATAATTTTGAAGCTTTGAATATTCCAAAAGACCATCCAGCAAGAGGCGAGCAAGATACTTTTTATATAAATGATAATGTGGTTTTGAGAACTCAAACTTCTCCAATACAAATAAGAACAATGGAAAAAGAAAAACCACCTATAAAGATGATTGCACCTGGAAAAGTTTATAGATCAGATGAACTTGACGCAACTCATTCACCAATATTTTATCAAATAGAGGGATTGGTAGTTGATAAGGGAATTACTTTTTCAGATTTAAAAGGAACTCTTCAAACATTCTTTAAAAAGATGTTTGGCGATAATATGGAAATCAAATTTAGACCACATCATTTCCCATTTACAGAACCATCAGCAGAAGTAGATGTAACTTGCTTTGTATGTGGTGGAAAAGGCTGCAAAGTATGTAAAAATAGTGGATGGATTGAAATGCTAGGTTGTGGAATGGTTCACCCAGATGTACTTAGAAATTGTGGCATTGATCCTGAAGTTTACAGTGGATTTGCTTTTGGTTTCGGACTTGATAGAATTGTTATGCTTAAATATGGAATAGATGATATTAGATTCCTTTATGAAAGTGATATGAGATTTTTAAATCAGTTTAAATAA
- the rplT gene encoding 50S ribosomal protein L20: protein MARVKRAVNARKKHKRILKLAKGYYGSRSKLFKIANQSVIRALRDSYRGRKLKKRDYRALWIARINAATRMNGLSYSRFMNGIKLAGITMNRKMLSEIAINDPKAFTELVEVAKQNLK, encoded by the coding sequence GTGGCAAGAGTTAAGAGAGCAGTAAACGCTCGTAAAAAACATAAAAGAATATTGAAACTTGCAAAAGGATATTACGGATCAAGAAGTAAGCTTTTTAAGATTGCTAATCAATCAGTAATAAGAGCTTTGAGAGATTCATATAGAGGAAGAAAATTAAAAAAGAGAGACTATAGAGCATTATGGATAGCAAGAATAAATGCAGCAACTAGAATGAATGGACTTTCTTATTCAAGATTCATGAATGGAATAAAATTAGCTGGTATTACTATGAATAGAAAAATGCTTTCAGAAATAGCTATAAATGATCCAAAAGCATTTACTGAATTAGTAGAAGTAGCAAAACAAAACTTAAAATAA
- the zapA gene encoding cell division protein ZapA, with translation MNTITFKVNGLEYNLKGEENEEYLQKVANYVDKKMQNLMENNEKLSISAAAVLTALNSVDEMFKAKKERNSLVEEVKQYDNNKVHVNEQLEYLKKQVKHLEEYNLELQNRLKSGVAQESLNKKDQTIENLNDQISILEESAKSYLEDKNRYQSQNRELKFQVHSIKYKAIDLENRLMENQIDLAKTKRN, from the coding sequence ATGAATACTATTACTTTTAAAGTAAATGGCTTAGAATATAATTTAAAAGGCGAAGAGAACGAGGAATACCTGCAAAAAGTAGCTAATTATGTGGACAAAAAAATGCAAAACCTTATGGAAAATAATGAAAAGCTAAGTATATCAGCGGCAGCAGTGCTTACTGCTTTGAATTCAGTAGACGAAATGTTCAAGGCAAAAAAGGAACGAAATAGTTTAGTTGAAGAGGTTAAGCAGTATGATAATAATAAAGTTCATGTAAATGAACAGCTTGAGTATTTAAAGAAACAGGTAAAGCATTTAGAAGAATATAATCTTGAACTTCAAAATAGATTGAAATCTGGTGTAGCACAAGAGTCTTTAAATAAAAAAGATCAGACTATAGAGAATTTAAATGATCAAATATCTATTTTAGAGGAAAGTGCTAAAAGCTATTTAGAAGACAAAAACAGGTATCAATCTCAAAACAGAGAACTTAAATTTCAAGTTCACTCAATTAAGTATAAAGCAATTGATCTTGAGAACAGACTTATGGAAAATCAGATTGATTTAGCTAAAACAAAAAGAAATTAG
- a CDS encoding TrkA family potassium uptake protein — protein sequence MSVKQYVVIGLGRFGSSVAETLYKLGNDVLAVDSDEDVIQSISDRVTHAVQADATDENSLKALGIKNFDVAVISIGSNMQSSVMATLLAKELGVSHIIAKANDKLHAKVLFKIGADRVIFPERDMGVRVAHNLVSSNILDYIELSSEYSIAEIVTPAEWQGKSLVDLNVRSNYGINVMAIKKGDYIDISPSAEDIIEQGDVIVAIGSIEDLNRLESIIK from the coding sequence ATGAGTGTTAAACAATATGTTGTTATAGGACTTGGAAGATTTGGAAGTTCTGTAGCAGAGACATTGTATAAATTAGGTAATGATGTTTTGGCTGTGGATTCTGATGAGGATGTGATTCAAAGCATATCTGATAGAGTTACTCATGCAGTACAGGCAGATGCTACAGATGAAAACAGTCTTAAGGCTTTAGGCATAAAAAACTTTGATGTAGCAGTAATTAGTATTGGTTCTAATATGCAATCTAGTGTAATGGCTACGCTTTTGGCTAAGGAATTAGGAGTTAGTCATATAATAGCTAAGGCTAACGATAAGCTTCATGCAAAGGTGCTTTTTAAGATAGGTGCAGATAGAGTTATTTTCCCAGAAAGAGATATGGGTGTTAGGGTAGCTCATAATTTAGTATCTTCAAATATTTTAGATTATATTGAATTGTCATCAGAATACAGCATTGCAGAAATAGTAACTCCAGCAGAGTGGCAAGGAAAAAGCCTTGTTGATTTAAATGTAAGATCCAATTATGGTATAAATGTAATGGCCATAAAGAAGGGGGATTACATTGACATATCTCCTTCAGCAGAGGATATTATTGAGCAAGGAGACGTAATAGTTGCAATAGGTAGTATTGAGGATTTAAATAGACTAGAGAGCATAATAAAATAA